Proteins encoded together in one Helicobacter pylori window:
- a CDS encoding 50S ribosomal protein L7/L12: MAISKEEVLEYIGSLSVLELAELVKMFEEKFGVSATPTVVAGTAVAGGVAAESEEKTEFNVILADSGAEKIKVIKVVREITGLGLKEAKDATEKTPHVLKEGVNKEEAETIKKKLEEVGAKVEVK, from the coding sequence ATGGCAATTTCAAAAGAAGAAGTGTTAGAGTATATTGGTTCATTGAGCGTTTTAGAGCTTGCTGAATTGGTTAAAATGTTTGAGGAAAAATTTGGCGTGAGTGCGACTCCAACGGTCGTAGCGGGTACGGCTGTAGCTGGCGGTGTAGCGGCTGAGAGCGAAGAAAAAACCGAATTTAATGTGATTTTAGCCGATAGCGGTGCTGAAAAAATTAAGGTGATTAAAGTGGTTCGTGAAATCACTGGGCTTGGCCTGAAAGAAGCTAAAGACGCTACCGAAAAAACCCCTCATGTGCTTAAAGAGGGCGTGAATAAAGAAGAAGCTGAAACCATCAAGAAGAAACTTGAAGAAGTAGGTGCTAAGGTTGAAGTCAAGTAA
- a CDS encoding 50S ribosomal protein L1, with amino-acid sequence MAKKVFKRLEKLFSKIQNDKAYGVEQGVEVVKSLASAKFDETVEVALRLGVDPRHADQMVRGAVVLPHGTGKKVRVAVFAKDIKQDEAKSAGADVVGGDDLAEEIKNGRIDFDMVIATPDMMAVVGKVGRILGPKGLMPNPKTGTVTMDIAKAVTNAKSGQVNFRVDKKGNVHAPIGKASFPEEKIKENMLELVKTINRLKPSSAKGKYIRNAALSLTMSPSVSLDAQELMDIK; translated from the coding sequence GTGGCAAAAAAAGTATTTAAAAGATTGGAAAAACTTTTTTCTAAAATTCAAAACGATAAAGCGTATGGCGTAGAGCAAGGCGTAGAGGTGGTTAAATCCCTCGCTTCAGCCAAATTTGATGAAACCGTGGAAGTAGCGTTAAGACTAGGGGTTGATCCAAGGCATGCGGATCAAATGGTGCGCGGTGCGGTGGTGCTTCCTCATGGAACAGGGAAAAAAGTAAGGGTGGCTGTTTTTGCAAAAGACATTAAGCAAGATGAAGCCAAGAGTGCTGGAGCTGATGTCGTTGGAGGAGACGATTTGGCTGAAGAAATCAAAAACGGCCGTATTGATTTTGACATGGTGATCGCAACGCCTGATATGATGGCGGTTGTCGGTAAAGTGGGTAGGATTTTAGGCCCTAAAGGTTTGATGCCAAACCCTAAAACCGGAACCGTTACGATGGATATTGCTAAAGCGGTTACTAACGCTAAAAGCGGTCAAGTGAATTTCAGGGTGGATAAAAAGGGCAATGTTCATGCCCCTATTGGCAAAGCGAGTTTTCCTGAAGAAAAAATCAAAGAAAACATGCTTGAGTTGGTTAAAACGATCAACCGCCTAAAACCCAGTAGTGCGAAAGGCAAGTATATTAGAAACGCCGCTCTTTCGCTTACCATGTCGCCTTCAGTGAGTTTGGACGCACAGGAATTGATGGATATTAAATAG
- a CDS encoding DNA-directed RNA polymerase subunit beta/beta', with the protein MSKKIPLKNRLRADFTKTPTDLEVPNLLLLQRDSYDSFLYSKEGKESGIEKVFKSIFPIQDEHNRITLEYAGCEFGKSKYTVREAMERGITYSIPLKIKVRLILWEKDTKSGEKNGIKDIKEQSIFIREIPLMTERTSFIINGVERVVVNQLHRSPGVIFKEEESSTSLNKLIYTGQIIPDRGSWLYFEYDSKDVLYARINKRRKVPVTILFRAMDYQKQDIIKMFYPLVKVRYENDKYLIPFASLDANQRMEFDLKDPQGKVILLAGKKLTSRKIKELKENHLEWVEYPMDILINRHLAEPVMVGKEVLLDMLTQLDKNRLEKIHDLGVQEFVIINDLALGHDASIIHSFLADYESLKLLKQTEKIDDENALAAIRIHKVMKPGDPVTTEVAKQFVKKLFFDPERYDLTMVGRMKMNHKLGLHVPDYITTLTHEDIITTVKYLMKIKNNQGKIDDRDHLGNRRIRAVGELLANELHSGLVKMQKTIKDKLTTMSGAFDSLMPHDLVNSKMITSTIMEFFMGGQLSQFMDQTNPLSEVTHKRRLSALGEGGLVKDRVGFEARDVHPTHYGRICPIETPEGQNIGLINTLSTFTRVNDLGFIEAPYKKVVDGKVVGETIYLTAIQEDSHIIAPASTPIDEEGNILGDLIETRVEGEIVLNEKSKVTLMDLSSSMLVGVAASLIPFLEHDDANRALMGTNMQRQAVPLLRSDAPIVGTGIEKIIARDSWGAIKANRTGVVEKIDSKNIYILGEGKEEAYIDAYSLQKNLRTNQNTSFNQVPIVKVGDKVEAGQIIADGPSMDRGELALGKNVRVAFMPWNGYNFEDAIVVSERITKDDIFTSTHIYEKEVDARELKHGAEEFTADIPDVKEEALAHLDESGIVKVGTYVSAGMILVGKTSPKGEIKSTPEERLLRAIFGDKAGHVVNKSLYCPPSLEGTVIDVKVFTKKGYEKDARVLSAYEEEKAKLDMEHFDRLTMLNREELLRVSSLLSQAILEEPFSHNGKDYKEGDQIPKEEIASINRFTLASLVKKYSKEVQNHYEITKNNFLEQKKVLGEEHEEKLSILEKDDILPNGVIKKVKLYIATKRKLKVGDKMAGRHGNKGIVSNIVPVADMPYTADGEPVDIVLNPLGVPSRMNIGQILEMHLGLVGKEFGKQIAHMLEDKTRDFAKELRAKMLEIANAINEKDPLTIHALENCSDEELLEYAKDWSKGVKMAIPVFEGISQEKFYKLFELAKIAMDGKMDLYDGRTGEKMRERVNVGYMYMIKLHHLVDEKVHARSTGPYSLVTHQPVGGKALFGGQRFGEMEVWALEAYGAAHTLKEMLTIKSDDIRGRENAYRAIAKGEQVGESEIPETFYVLTKELQSLALDINIFGDDVDEDGAPKPIVIKEDDRPKDFSSFQLTLASPEKIHSWSYGEVKKPETINYRTLKPERDGLFCMKIFGPTKDYECLCGKYKKPRFKDIGTCEKCGVAITHSKVRRFRMGHIELATPVAHIWYVNSLPSRIGTLLGVKMKDLERVLYYEAYIVKEPGEAAYDNESTKLVMKYDILNEEQYQNISRRYEDRGFVAQMGGEAIKDLLEEIDLITLLQSLKEEVKDTNSDAKKKKLIKRLKVVESFLNSGNRPEWMMLTVLPVLPPDLRPLVALDGGKFAVSDVNELYRRVINRNQRLKRLMELGAPEIIVRNEKRMLQEAVDVLLDNGRSTNAVKGANKRPLKSLSEIIKGKQGRFRQNLLGKRVDFSGRSVIVVGPNLKMDECGLPKNMALELFKPHLLSKLEERGYATTLKQAKRMIEQKSNEVWECLQEITEGYPVLLNRAPTLHKQSIQAFHPKLIDGKAIQLHPLVCSAFNADFDGDQMAVHVPLSQEAIAECKVLMLSSMNILLPASGKAVAIPSQDMVLGLYYLSLEKNGVKGEHKLFSSVNEIITAIDTKELDIHAKIRVLDQGNIIATSAGRMIIKSILPDFIPTDLWNRPMKKKDIGVLVDYVHKVGGIGITATFLDHLKTLGFRYATKAGISISMEDIITPKDKQKMVEKAKVEVKKIQQQYDQGLLTDQERYNKIIDTWTEVNDRMSKEMMSAIAKDKEGFNSIYMMADSGARGSAAQIRQLSAMRGLMTKPDGSIIETPIISNFKEGLNVLEYFNSTHGARKGLADTALKTANAGYLTRKLIDVSQNVKVVSDDCGTHEGIEITDIAVGSELIEPLEERIFGRVLLEDVIDPITNEILLYADTLIDEEGAKKVVEAGIKSITIRTPVTCKAPKGVCAKCYGLNLGEGKMSYPGEAVGVVAAQSIGEPGTQLTLRTFHVGGTASRSQDEREIVASKEGFVRFYNLRTYTNKEGKNIIANRRNASILVVEPKIKAPFDGELRIETVYEEVVVSVKNGDQEAKFVLRRSDIVKPSELAGVGGKIEGKVYLPYANGHKVHKGGSIADIIQEGWNVPNRIPYASELLVKDNDPIAQDVYAKEKGVIKYYVLEANHLERTHGVKKGDMVSEKGLFAVVADDNGREAARHYIARGSEILIDDNSEVSANSLISKPTTNTFKTIATWDPYNTPIIADFKGKVSFVDIIAGVTVAEKEDENTGITSLVVNDYIPSGYKPSLFLEGANGEEARYFLEPKTSIAISDGVSVEQAEVLAKIPKATVKSRDITGGLPRVSELFEARKPKPKDVAILSEVDGIVSFGKSIRNKEHIIVTSKDGRLTDYFVDKGKQILVHADEFVHAGEAMTDGVVSSHDILRISGEKELYKYIVSEVQQVYRRQGVSIADKHIEIIVSQMLRQVRILDSGDSKFIEGDLVSKKLFKEENARVIALKGEPAIAEPVLLGITRAAIGSDSIISAASFQETTKVLTEASIAMKKDFLEDLKENVVLGRMIPVGTGMYKNKKIVLRALEDNSKF; encoded by the coding sequence ATGTCAAAAAAAATTCCCCTAAAAAACCGCTTGAGAGCTGATTTTACAAAAACCCCGACAGATTTAGAAGTTCCTAATTTATTATTATTACAACGAGACAGCTATGATTCTTTCTTGTATTCTAAAGAGGGTAAAGAGAGCGGGATTGAAAAGGTTTTTAAATCCATTTTCCCTATCCAAGATGAGCATAACCGCATCACTTTAGAATATGCGGGTTGCGAATTTGGCAAGTCTAAATACACTGTTAGAGAAGCGATGGAGAGGGGTATTACCTACTCTATCCCCCTCAAAATTAAAGTGCGCTTGATCTTGTGGGAAAAAGACACCAAGAGTGGCGAAAAGAACGGCATTAAGGATATTAAAGAACAAAGCATTTTCATTCGTGAGATCCCTTTGATGACAGAACGCACTTCATTTATTATTAATGGGGTGGAGCGCGTGGTGGTCAATCAACTCCACAGAAGCCCCGGTGTGATTTTCAAAGAAGAAGAATCTAGCACTTCTTTAAACAAGCTCATTTACACAGGGCAAATCATCCCTGATAGGGGTTCGTGGCTGTATTTTGAATACGATTCTAAAGATGTTTTGTATGCTCGTATCAACAAACGCCGTAAAGTGCCTGTTACCATTTTATTCAGGGCGATGGATTATCAAAAACAAGACATTATTAAAATGTTCTACCCGCTTGTGAAAGTGCGTTATGAAAACGATAAATATTTGATCCCATTTGCTTCATTAGACGCCAATCAAAGAATGGAATTTGACTTGAAAGATCCTCAAGGCAAGGTTATTCTTTTAGCAGGAAAAAAGCTCACTTCAAGAAAGATTAAAGAGCTTAAAGAAAACCATCTAGAATGGGTGGAATACCCTATGGATATTTTAATCAATCGCCATTTAGCTGAGCCTGTTATGGTAGGGAAAGAAGTCTTATTGGACATGCTCACTCAGCTAGATAAAAACAGATTAGAAAAAATCCACGATTTAGGCGTGCAAGAATTTGTGATCATCAACGATCTAGCTTTAGGGCATGACGCTTCCATTATCCATTCTTTTTTGGCCGATTATGAGTCTTTGAAATTGCTCAAGCAAACCGAAAAAATTGATGATGAAAACGCTCTAGCAGCGATTCGTATCCATAAGGTTATGAAGCCAGGCGATCCTGTTACGACTGAAGTGGCTAAGCAGTTTGTCAAAAAACTTTTCTTTGATCCAGAACGCTATGATTTGACCATGGTGGGGCGCATGAAAATGAATCACAAGTTAGGCTTGCATGTGCCTGATTACATCACGACTTTAACGCATGAAGATATTATCACCACCGTTAAATACCTCATGAAAATCAAAAACAATCAGGGCAAGATTGATGATAGGGATCACTTGGGCAATCGTAGGATCAGAGCGGTAGGGGAACTATTGGCCAATGAATTGCATTCAGGCTTAGTGAAAATGCAAAAGACCATTAAAGACAAGCTCACTACCATGAGTGGGGCTTTTGATTCGCTCATGCCCCATGACTTGGTCAATTCTAAAATGATCACAAGCACCATCATGGAATTTTTCATGGGCGGTCAGCTCTCGCAATTTATGGATCAAACTAACCCCTTGAGTGAGGTTACGCACAAACGACGCCTTTCAGCGCTCGGTGAAGGGGGATTGGTGAAAGATAGGGTAGGGTTTGAAGCTAGGGATGTGCACCCCACGCATTATGGCCGAATTTGTCCCATTGAGACCCCAGAAGGTCAAAATATCGGTTTGATCAACACCCTTTCCACTTTCACAAGAGTGAATGATTTAGGCTTTATTGAAGCCCCTTATAAAAAGGTTGTGGATGGCAAGGTCGTGGGTGAGACGATTTATTTGACCGCTATTCAAGAAGACAGCCACATCATCGCTCCCGCAAGCACCCCCATTGATGAAGAGGGTAATATTTTAGGCGATTTGATTGAAACGCGCGTGGAAGGCGAGATCGTTTTAAACGAAAAAAGCAAAGTTACCTTAATGGATTTAAGCTCTAGCATGCTAGTGGGGGTCGCCGCATCGCTCATTCCTTTCTTAGAGCATGATGACGCCAACCGCGCTTTAATGGGGACTAACATGCAGCGCCAAGCCGTGCCTTTGTTAAGAAGCGACGCTCCCATTGTAGGCACAGGGATTGAAAAAATTATCGCTAGGGATTCTTGGGGAGCGATCAAGGCTAATCGCACAGGCGTTGTAGAAAAAATTGATTCTAAAAATATTTATATTTTAGGCGAAGGCAAAGAAGAAGCCTATATTGATGCGTATTCTTTGCAAAAAAACTTGCGCACCAACCAAAACACCAGTTTCAATCAAGTCCCTATCGTTAAGGTGGGCGATAAAGTGGAAGCCGGGCAAATCATCGCTGATGGCCCTAGCATGGATAGAGGCGAGTTAGCGTTAGGGAAAAATGTGCGCGTGGCGTTCATGCCTTGGAATGGCTATAACTTTGAAGACGCGATCGTGGTGAGTGAGCGCATCACTAAAGATGATATTTTCACTTCCACCCACATTTATGAAAAAGAAGTGGATGCTAGAGAGCTTAAGCATGGCGCGGAAGAATTTACCGCTGATATTCCTGATGTGAAAGAAGAAGCGCTCGCTCATCTTGATGAAAGCGGGATCGTTAAAGTAGGCACTTATGTGAGCGCTGGCATGATTTTGGTGGGTAAGACTTCTCCTAAAGGCGAGATTAAAAGCACGCCTGAAGAGCGGCTTTTAAGGGCTATTTTTGGGGATAAAGCCGGGCATGTGGTCAATAAGAGTTTGTATTGTCCCCCCAGTTTGGAAGGCACGGTGATTGATGTGAAAGTCTTCACTAAAAAAGGCTATGAGAAAGACGCACGAGTTTTGAGCGCGTATGAAGAAGAAAAAGCCAAGCTTGATATGGAGCATTTTGATCGCTTGACCATGCTCAATAGAGAAGAATTGTTGCGCGTTAGTTCGCTCCTTTCTCAAGCGATTTTAGAAGAGCCTTTCAGCCATAACGGCAAGGATTATAAAGAAGGCGATCAAATCCCTAAAGAAGAAATCGCTTCAATCAACCGCTTCACTTTGGCTAGTTTAGTCAAAAAGTATTCTAAAGAAGTGCAAAACCACTATGAAATCACTAAAAATAATTTCTTAGAGCAAAAGAAAGTTTTGGGTGAAGAGCATGAAGAAAAGCTCTCTATTTTAGAAAAAGATGATATTTTGCCTAATGGCGTGATCAAAAAAGTCAAGCTCTATATCGCTACAAAACGAAAGCTTAAAGTGGGCGATAAAATGGCAGGAAGGCATGGGAATAAAGGGATTGTGTCTAATATCGTGCCGGTTGCGGATATGCCTTATACCGCTGATGGCGAGCCTGTAGATATTGTCTTAAACCCTTTAGGCGTGCCAAGCCGCATGAATATCGGGCAGATTTTAGAAATGCATTTAGGCTTAGTGGGGAAAGAATTTGGGAAACAAATCGCTCACATGCTAGAGGATAAAACCAGAGATTTTGCCAAAGAATTGCGCGCTAAAATGCTAGAAATCGCTAACGCCATTAATGAAAAAGATCCCTTGACAATCCATGCGCTTGAGAATTGCTCTGATGAAGAGCTTTTGGAATACGCTAAAGATTGGAGCAAGGGCGTTAAGATGGCTATCCCTGTGTTTGAAGGCATCTCGCAAGAAAAATTTTATAAGCTATTTGAATTAGCTAAGATTGCTATGGATGGCAAAATGGATCTGTATGACGGGCGCACCGGCGAAAAAATGAGGGAGCGCGTGAATGTGGGCTATATGTATATGATCAAACTCCACCACTTAGTGGATGAAAAAGTCCATGCCAGAAGCACAGGCCCTTATAGCTTAGTAACGCACCAACCCGTTGGGGGTAAAGCGCTCTTTGGGGGTCAAAGGTTTGGGGAAATGGAAGTGTGGGCCTTGGAAGCTTATGGCGCAGCGCACACTCTCAAAGAAATGCTCACCATTAAATCCGATGACATTAGAGGCAGAGAGAACGCTTATAGGGCTATCGCTAAAGGTGAGCAAGTGGGCGAGAGTGAAATCCCTGAGACTTTCTATGTCTTGACTAAAGAATTGCAATCGCTCGCTTTGGATATTAATATTTTTGGGGACGATGTGGATGAGGATGGAGCGCCCAAACCCATTGTCATTAAAGAAGATGACAGGCCTAAAGACTTTAGCTCTTTCCAGCTCACTCTAGCCAGCCCTGAAAAAATCCATTCTTGGAGTTATGGGGAAGTTAAAAAGCCAGAAACGATCAATTATCGCACCCTAAAACCTGAACGGGACGGCTTGTTTTGCATGAAAATCTTTGGCCCTACTAAAGATTATGAATGCTTGTGCGGTAAATACAAAAAGCCTCGCTTCAAAGACATTGGCACATGCGAAAAATGCGGCGTGGCGATCACGCACTCCAAAGTCAGGCGTTTTAGAATGGGGCATATTGAATTGGCCACTCCTGTAGCGCACATCTGGTATGTCAATTCCTTGCCTAGCCGTATCGGCACGCTTTTAGGCGTTAAGATGAAAGACTTAGAGCGCGTGTTGTATTATGAAGCTTATATCGTTAAAGAACCAGGCGAAGCCGCTTATGACAATGAAAGCACTAAACTTGTGATGAAATACGATATTTTGAATGAAGAGCAGTATCAAAATATCTCACGAAGATACGAAGATAGGGGCTTTGTAGCACAAATGGGCGGCGAAGCGATCAAGGATTTGTTAGAAGAAATTGATTTGATCACCTTATTGCAGAGTTTGAAAGAAGAAGTGAAAGACACCAATTCCGATGCGAAAAAGAAAAAACTCATTAAGCGTTTGAAAGTGGTAGAAAGCTTTTTAAATTCTGGTAACAGGCCTGAATGGATGATGCTCACGGTTTTACCGGTATTGCCACCGGATTTAAGGCCTTTAGTCGCGCTAGATGGCGGGAAGTTTGCGGTCAGCGATGTGAATGAATTGTATCGTCGTGTCATCAATCGTAACCAACGCTTGAAACGCTTAATGGAGCTTGGGGCGCCAGAAATCATTGTGCGCAATGAAAAAAGGATGTTGCAAGAAGCTGTGGATGTGCTTCTTGATAACGGTCGCAGCACCAATGCGGTTAAAGGGGCTAACAAACGCCCTTTAAAATCGCTCAGCGAGATCATTAAAGGCAAGCAAGGGCGTTTCAGGCAAAACCTTTTAGGTAAGCGCGTGGATTTTTCAGGCAGAAGCGTGATTGTGGTGGGACCTAATCTCAAAATGGATGAATGCGGGTTGCCTAAAAACATGGCGTTAGAGCTCTTCAAACCGCATTTGTTATCCAAGCTTGAAGAGAGAGGCTATGCCACCACGCTCAAACAGGCTAAACGCATGATTGAACAAAAAAGCAATGAAGTGTGGGAGTGCTTGCAAGAAATCACAGAGGGGTATCCGGTGCTACTCAACCGCGCTCCTACCTTGCACAAGCAATCCATTCAGGCGTTCCATCCAAAGCTGATTGACGGCAAAGCGATCCAGTTGCACCCGTTAGTGTGCTCAGCGTTTAACGCCGATTTTGACGGAGACCAAATGGCGGTGCATGTGCCTTTAAGCCAGGAAGCGATCGCTGAATGCAAGGTGCTCATGCTAAGCTCTATGAATATCCTTTTACCCGCTAGCGGTAAAGCCGTAGCCATTCCTAGCCAGGATATGGTTTTAGGGCTTTATTATCTTTCTTTAGAAAAGAATGGGGTCAAGGGCGAGCATAAGCTTTTTTCTAGCGTGAATGAAATCATCACCGCTATTGACACGAAAGAATTAGACATCCACGCAAAGATTAGGGTTTTGGATCAAGGGAATATTATCGCTACGAGCGCGGGGCGCATGATCATCAAGTCCATTTTGCCTGATTTTATCCCTACGGATTTGTGGAACAGACCCATGAAGAAAAAAGATATTGGCGTGCTTGTGGATTATGTGCATAAAGTCGGCGGTATCGGCATTACCGCAACCTTTTTGGATCATTTGAAAACGCTTGGCTTTAGGTATGCGACTAAGGCTGGTATTTCTATCTCTATGGAAGATATTATCACGCCAAAAGACAAGCAAAAAATGGTGGAAAAAGCCAAAGTGGAGGTTAAAAAAATCCAACAACAATACGATCAAGGGTTACTCACTGACCAAGAGCGTTACAATAAAATCATTGACACTTGGACTGAAGTCAATGACAGAATGAGTAAAGAAATGATGAGCGCTATCGCAAAAGATAAAGAGGGCTTTAACTCTATTTATATGATGGCGGATAGCGGCGCAAGGGGGAGTGCGGCGCAAATCCGTCAGCTCTCAGCGATGAGGGGGCTTATGACAAAGCCGGATGGCAGTATCATTGAAACGCCTATTATTTCTAACTTTAAAGAGGGGTTGAATGTCTTAGAATACTTTAACTCCACGCATGGCGCTAGAAAGGGCTTAGCGGATACGGCGTTAAAAACCGCCAATGCAGGGTATTTGACAAGAAAACTCATTGACGTTTCGCAAAATGTCAAGGTGGTGTCTGATGATTGCGGCACACATGAAGGGATTGAAATCACGGATATTGCGGTGGGGAGTGAGCTGATTGAGCCTTTAGAAGAGCGTATTTTTGGGCGCGTTTTATTAGAAGATGTGATCGATCCCATTACGAATGAAATCTTGCTTTATGCGGACACTTTGATTGATGAAGAGGGCGCTAAAAAGGTGGTTGAAGCCGGGATTAAATCCATTACGATCCGCACCCCAGTAACTTGTAAAGCGCCAAAGGGCGTGTGTGCGAAATGCTATGGCTTGAATTTAGGCGAAGGTAAGATGAGCTATCCAGGTGAAGCGGTGGGCGTGGTAGCCGCGCAATCTATCGGGGAGCCTGGAACTCAGCTCACTTTAAGGACTTTCCATGTGGGTGGGACAGCGAGCAGGAGCCAGGATGAGCGCGAAATCGTGGCGAGCAAAGAAGGTTTTGTGCGTTTTTATAACCTTAGGACTTACACGAATAAAGAGGGTAAAAACATTATCGCTAACCGCCGTAACGCTTCTATTTTAGTGGTAGAGCCTAAGATTAAAGCGCCTTTTGATGGGGAATTACGCATTGAAACGGTTTATGAAGAAGTCGTTGTGAGCGTGAAAAATGGCGATCAAGAAGCTAAATTCGTTTTAAGAAGAAGCGATATTGTCAAGCCGAGCGAATTGGCCGGCGTTGGCGGTAAGATTGAGGGGAAAGTGTATTTGCCTTATGCTAATGGGCATAAGGTGCATAAGGGGGGAAGTATCGCTGATATTATCCAAGAGGGTTGGAATGTGCCTAATCGCATCCCTTATGCGAGCGAATTGCTAGTTAAAGATAATGACCCTATCGCGCAAGATGTGTATGCCAAAGAAAAAGGCGTGATCAAATACTATGTTTTAGAGGCTAACCATTTAGAACGCACCCATGGAGTCAAAAAGGGCGATATGGTGAGCGAAAAAGGCTTGTTTGCGGTGGTAGCTGATGATAATGGCAGGGAAGCCGCTCGCCATTATATCGCTAGGGGTTCTGAGATCTTGATTGATGATAATAGTGAAGTGAGCGCTAATAGCCTTATTTCTAAACCCACGACCAACACTTTCAAAACGATCGCCACATGGGATCCTTACAACACCCCTATCATTGCAGACTTTAAGGGTAAGGTGAGTTTTGTGGATATTATCGCAGGGGTTACGGTCGCTGAGAAAGAAGACGAAAATACCGGTATCACAAGCCTAGTGGTGAATGATTACATTCCAAGCGGGTACAAACCAAGCTTGTTTTTAGAGGGGGCTAATGGCGAAGAAGCGCGTTATTTCCTAGAGCCAAAAACTTCTATCGCCATTAGCGATGGCGTTAGCGTGGAGCAGGCTGAAGTGTTAGCGAAAATCCCTAAAGCGACCGTTAAATCTAGGGATATTACCGGAGGTCTCCCGAGGGTTTCTGAACTCTTTGAAGCGAGAAAGCCTAAACCTAAAGATGTGGCGATTCTTTCTGAGGTTGATGGGATTGTGAGTTTTGGTAAATCTATCCGTAATAAAGAACACATCATCGTAACTTCCAAAGATGGTCGTCTCACAGATTATTTTGTGGATAAGGGCAAGCAAATTTTAGTGCATGCCGATGAATTTGTGCATGCGGGAGAGGCGATGACGGATGGGGTGGTTTCAAGCCATGATATTTTAAGGATCAGCGGCGAAAAAGAGCTTTATAAATACATTGTGAGCGAAGTCCAGCAAGTGTATCGCAGGCAGGGGGTAAGCATTGCCGACAAGCACATTGAAATCATTGTTTCTCAAATGCTAAGGCAAGTGCGTATTTTAGACAGCGGGGATAGCAAGTTTATTGAAGGGGATTTAGTCAGTAAAAAACTCTTCAAAGAAGAAAACGCTCGTGTGATCGCTTTAAAAGGCGAGCCAGCGATTGCTGAACCGGTGCTTTTAGGGATCACCAGAGCGGCTATTGGGAGCGATAGCATCATTTCAGCGGCCTCTTTCCAAGAAACGACTAAGGTTTTAACAGAAGCCAGTATTGCGATGAAAAAAGACTTTTTAGAGGATTTGAAAGAGAATGTGGTGTTGGGGAGAATGATCCCTGTGGGAACAGGCATGTATAAGAATAAAAAAATCGTGTTAAGAGCGCTTGAGGATAACTCTAAATTTTGA
- the rplK gene encoding 50S ribosomal protein L11, with product MAKKVVGEIKLQIPAGKANPSPPVGPALGQRGVNIMEFCKAFNERTKDMGSFNIPVIITVYQDKSFTFITKKPPVTDLIKKASGVEKGSDNPLKNKIAKLTHKQVEEIAQLKMEDLNTSTMEAAKKIVMGSARSMGVEVVD from the coding sequence ATGGCTAAAAAAGTAGTCGGAGAAATCAAACTTCAAATCCCTGCCGGTAAGGCAAACCCTTCACCTCCCGTAGGGCCAGCGTTGGGCCAAAGAGGGGTTAATATCATGGAATTTTGTAAGGCTTTTAATGAAAGAACTAAAGACATGGGGAGTTTTAATATCCCGGTGATTATCACGGTTTATCAAGATAAGAGTTTCACTTTTATCACTAAAAAGCCTCCAGTAACGGATTTGATCAAAAAAGCTTCTGGGGTTGAAAAAGGTTCTGACAACCCGCTTAAAAATAAGATCGCAAAGCTCACCCACAAGCAAGTGGAAGAGATTGCGCAATTGAAAATGGAAGATTTAAACACAAGCACCATGGAAGCGGCCAAAAAAATCGTTATGGGCAGTGCTAGGAGCATGGGCGTAGAAGTTGTGGATTGA
- a CDS encoding 50S ribosomal protein L10 produces the protein MQKQHQRQHKVELVANLKSQFVDAKALLICDYKGLSVKKLEALRNKARTQGIKVQVIKNTLAHIAMKEAGYSDLDLKETNVFLWGGDQIALSKLVFDFQKEHKDHFVLKAGLFDKESVSVAHVEAVSKLPSKEELMGMLLSVWTAPARYFVTGLDNLRKAKEEN, from the coding sequence ATGCAAAAACAACATCAAAGGCAGCATAAAGTAGAGCTAGTCGCTAACTTAAAGTCGCAATTTGTAGATGCCAAAGCCCTTTTAATTTGCGATTATAAGGGTCTTAGCGTGAAAAAGTTGGAAGCCTTAAGGAATAAGGCTCGCACTCAAGGCATTAAAGTGCAAGTGATTAAGAACACTCTCGCTCATATTGCCATGAAAGAGGCTGGCTATTCTGATTTGGATTTGAAAGAAACCAATGTGTTTTTGTGGGGCGGTGATCAAATCGCTCTCTCTAAACTCGTGTTTGATTTCCAAAAAGAGCATAAAGATCACTTTGTGTTGAAAGCGGGCTTGTTTGATAAAGAAAGCGTTAGTGTAGCTCATGTGGAAGCGGTTTCAAAACTCCCAAGCAAAGAAGAGCTTATGGGAATGTTGCTTTCTGTTTGGACGGCTCCGGCGCGTTATTTTGTGACCGGTTTAGACAATTTGCGTAAAGCGAAAGAAGAAAACTAA